Proteins encoded by one window of Clostridium bornimense:
- a CDS encoding pseudouridine synthase: protein MEERLQKYMASCGVASRRKCEEFILEGRVKVNGIIVNELGKKVLVDKDIIEFDGVKIDKEDKKVYYILNKPTGVITSASDERGRKTVIDIVKSKERIFPIGRLDYNTSGLLLLTNDGEIFNKIMHPRVELFKTYIADVKGYITDKDIEQLKNGIDIGGYITAKAKVFIQKRDDNRSTIRISISEGKNRQIRRMCSKINHDVINLKRISIGDIKLGELKIGEYRKLNDKELNFLFRL, encoded by the coding sequence TTGGAAGAAAGATTACAAAAATATATGGCTAGTTGTGGAGTAGCTTCAAGAAGAAAATGTGAAGAGTTTATTTTAGAAGGAAGAGTAAAAGTTAATGGTATTATAGTAAATGAATTAGGAAAAAAAGTGTTAGTAGATAAAGATATTATAGAATTTGATGGAGTTAAAATAGATAAAGAAGATAAAAAGGTATATTATATTTTAAATAAGCCTACTGGTGTTATAACTAGTGCTTCTGATGAAAGAGGAAGAAAGACAGTTATAGATATAGTAAAATCAAAAGAACGTATATTTCCAATTGGAAGATTAGATTATAATACATCAGGATTATTATTATTAACTAATGATGGAGAAATTTTTAATAAAATAATGCATCCTAGAGTAGAACTTTTTAAGACTTATATTGCTGATGTTAAAGGATATATAACCGATAAAGATATTGAACAATTAAAGAATGGTATAGATATAGGTGGTTATATAACAGCTAAAGCAAAAGTTTTTATTCAAAAAAGAGATGATAATAGATCAACAATAAGAATATCAATTTCTGAAGGAAAAAATAGACAAATAAGAAGAATGTGTTCTAAAATCAATCATGATGTTATTAATTTAAAAAGGATTTCCATAGGAGATATAAAATTAGGTGAATTGAAGATCGGTGAATATCGAAAATTAAATGATAAAGAATTAAATTTTTTATTTAGATTATAA
- a CDS encoding MurR/RpiR family transcriptional regulator has protein sequence MDSSKQDLMRTIQVKFPRLSKGQKLIAEYILKQYDKAAFMTAAKLGDSVGVSESTVVRFANELGFSGYPKLQKALQELIKNKLTTVQRIELSNNYITMENALKGVLKSDMENIRVTLEKINPKIFDEVVNCIFNAKRIYIIGLRSSTALAEFLGFYLNLILDNVKVVAYGVSDIFEQMINISKDDLVIGIGFPRYAARTIEALNYAHGKGTKVVAITDSLLSPLATKSDYTLIAQSNMASFVDSLVAPLSVINALIIAVGLREKEKISSIFTGLEDIWEEYKVYSFKNDTLF, from the coding sequence ATCGATTCAAGCAAGCAAGATTTAATGAGAACTATTCAAGTAAAGTTTCCTCGACTAAGTAAAGGGCAAAAACTTATAGCTGAATATATATTAAAACAATATGATAAAGCTGCGTTTATGACAGCGGCTAAATTAGGTGATAGTGTTGGAGTAAGTGAATCAACTGTTGTAAGGTTTGCTAATGAATTAGGATTTAGTGGATATCCTAAACTACAGAAAGCGTTACAAGAATTGATAAAAAATAAACTTACTACTGTTCAGAGAATAGAGTTGTCCAATAATTACATAACTATGGAGAATGCTTTAAAAGGTGTCCTTAAATCAGATATGGAGAATATAAGAGTTACTTTAGAGAAAATTAATCCGAAAATTTTTGATGAAGTAGTGAATTGTATATTTAATGCTAAGCGAATATATATTATTGGATTAAGGAGCTCAACAGCTCTTGCTGAATTTTTAGGGTTTTATCTTAATTTAATTTTAGATAATGTTAAAGTAGTTGCATATGGTGTATCAGATATATTTGAACAAATGATAAATATTTCAAAAGATGATTTAGTAATAGGTATAGGATTTCCAAGATATGCAGCAAGAACTATTGAAGCATTAAACTATGCACATGGCAAAGGAACAAAAGTCGTAGCCATTACAGACTCATTATTGTCTCCTTTAGCAACTAAGTCTGATTATACATTGATTGCTCAGAGTAATATGGCTTCATTTGTTGATTCATTAGTAGCTCCATTATCAGTGATCAATGCTTTAATAATAGCAGTAGGACTTAGGGAAAAAGAAAAGATATCATCAATATTTACAGGGTTAGAAGATATCTGGGAAGAATATAAAGTTTATTCATTTAAAAATGATACTTTATTTTAA
- a CDS encoding NAD(P)/FAD-dependent oxidoreductase, translated as MSSVIVIGGGPAGMMSAIKAAEEGNAVTLIEKNEKLGKKLYITGKGRCNVTNYKDISDFFDNIPGNPSFLYSSLYTYTNLDVMNFFQSEGVDLKVERGDRVFPKSDKSSDIIRVFEKKLKKNNVKILLNTVVDDIEYNDGIVKSVILKGGKKIKGDYYIIATGGISYPQTGSTGDGYKFAKKAGHTIISPRAALTSITVEEQWVKELSGLSLKNVELSLKHKNKVIYKGFGEMLFTHFGISGPIVLTASRLVHDFDELTASINLKPALDRNNLDKRIQKDFAKYVNKDFKNSLCDLLPKKIIDIVIRLSNIDENKKVNSITKNERNNIIDVIQNFTLKVSGVRPIAEAIITAGGVNTKEIDPSTMQSKFISNLYFAGEVIDVDANTGGFNLQIAYSTGFLAGSNIEKR; from the coding sequence ATGTCATCTGTAATTGTTATAGGTGGAGGACCGGCAGGAATGATGTCTGCTATAAAAGCAGCAGAAGAAGGTAACGCAGTTACTTTAATAGAAAAGAATGAAAAATTAGGGAAAAAATTATATATAACAGGAAAAGGTAGATGTAATGTAACAAATTATAAAGATATAAGTGATTTCTTTGATAACATACCAGGGAATCCTTCATTTTTATATTCTTCATTATATACTTATACTAATTTAGATGTAATGAATTTTTTTCAATCTGAAGGAGTAGACTTAAAAGTTGAACGTGGTGATCGTGTATTTCCAAAGTCGGATAAATCTTCTGATATTATCAGAGTATTTGAGAAGAAACTTAAAAAAAACAATGTAAAAATATTACTTAATACTGTTGTAGATGATATAGAATATAATGATGGAATTGTGAAATCAGTAATTTTAAAAGGTGGAAAAAAAATTAAGGGTGACTACTATATAATTGCAACAGGAGGTATTTCATATCCTCAGACTGGTTCTACAGGCGACGGATATAAGTTTGCTAAAAAAGCAGGTCATACCATAATATCTCCAAGAGCAGCACTTACATCAATAACTGTAGAAGAACAGTGGGTTAAGGAATTATCAGGATTAAGTTTAAAAAATGTAGAATTAAGCCTTAAACATAAAAATAAAGTTATATATAAAGGCTTTGGAGAGATGTTATTTACTCATTTTGGAATTTCAGGACCTATTGTATTAACTGCTTCTAGATTAGTTCATGATTTTGATGAATTAACAGCTAGTATAAACTTAAAACCTGCATTAGATAGAAATAATTTGGATAAAAGAATTCAAAAAGACTTTGCTAAATATGTAAATAAGGATTTTAAAAATTCATTATGTGATTTATTACCAAAAAAAATCATAGATATAGTTATACGATTATCTAACATAGATGAAAATAAAAAAGTAAATTCTATCACTAAAAATGAAAGAAATAATATTATTGATGTAATACAAAACTTTACTTTAAAAGTCTCTGGTGTTAGACCTATTGCAGAAGCAATAATAACAGCCGGAGGAGTCAACACTAAAGAAATTGATCCTTCTACGATGCAATCTAAATTTATTAGCAATTTGTATTTTGCTGGAGAAGTTATAGATGTGGATGCTAATACAGGAGGATTTAATTTACAAATAGCATACTCTACAGGATTTTTAGCCGGTAGTAATATAGAAAAGAGGTAA
- the cmk gene encoding (d)CMP kinase, with the protein MNFNIAIDGPAGSGKSTIANLLANKYDLMYINTGAMYRAVTLFAKENNIRPEDTEKLSKLINDLQMHFEKEKLIVNGEYVNDRITMPEISNSVSDYAKVQVVRELLVKAQKKLGKEYNVIMDGRDIGTNVLTDAKYKFFLTANPEERAKRRYLELTSKGIEVNYEDILNDIIKRDLIDSTREISPLKKADDAIEIDTSKLNIDDVVNYICEYIE; encoded by the coding sequence ATGAACTTTAATATAGCAATAGATGGTCCCGCAGGATCAGGGAAAAGTACTATAGCAAATTTGTTAGCAAATAAGTATGATTTAATGTATATAAATACTGGTGCAATGTATAGAGCTGTTACACTATTTGCTAAGGAAAATAATATAAGACCTGAAGATACAGAAAAACTATCTAAGTTAATTAATGATTTGCAAATGCATTTTGAAAAAGAAAAATTAATTGTTAATGGTGAATATGTTAATGATAGGATTACTATGCCTGAAATTAGCAATTCTGTATCTGATTATGCAAAAGTACAAGTTGTAAGAGAGTTATTAGTAAAGGCGCAAAAAAAACTTGGAAAAGAATATAATGTAATAATGGATGGAAGAGATATAGGCACTAATGTTCTTACAGACGCTAAGTATAAGTTCTTTTTAACAGCAAATCCAGAAGAAAGAGCAAAGAGAAGATATTTAGAATTAACTAGTAAAGGTATAGAAGTAAATTATGAAGATATATTAAATGATATAATTAAGAGAGATCTAATAGATTCAACGAGAGAAATTAGTCCTCTTAAAAAGGCTGATGATGCTATTGAGATAGATACATCAAAATTAAATATAGATGACGTTGTTAACTATATATGTGAGTATATAGAGTAG
- a CDS encoding bifunctional 4-hydroxy-3-methylbut-2-enyl diphosphate reductase/30S ribosomal protein S1, whose product MGKKIILAENAGFCFGVQRAVDLSLNNSEDTNNIYTLGPLIHNNDVVKKLRKNNIHEVDVDKISQLTPGTKVILRSHGVEKSVISNLKGKGLDIVDATCPYVTNIHKKVEKYHNNGYAIAIVGDCNHPEVIGINGWCDNSAIITKDGSDFNTMDNFPKKLCIVTQTTNKISNFVKAVEEATKLTKELVVFNTICSATEVRQKNAEELSKRVDIMIVIGGRHSSNTNKLYEICKKNCEHTILIENSSEIPDNIISCNENISIGITAGASTPDWVIKEAINKMNNDNELTMNDVLNQMDSAESIRVGSKVKGKVISINDKEAYLDINNKAEAFLPVTEVSLPENTSLDEYLKTGDEVEVKIIKLKNDDGYVVVSLLELQRELIVKELSDAFQNKTIINVKVVEVVKGGVICLFKNAARVFLPASQIELNHVEDLSIYVGKELEVNVIEYEKKNRLSKIVVSRRVLLEDKKSKEEAKVFETIKVGDIVEGEVKRITDFGAFIEIQGVDGLAHISELSWGKVSKITDVLSIGQKVKVVVLSVDPETKKLSLSIKRTTNDPWLNVEEKYPVGSVVLGKVVRFTSFGAFVELEVGIDGLIHISQISEKRISKPDEVLSLGEEVKAKIIVVDAAKKRIELSIKEVDYML is encoded by the coding sequence ATGGGAAAGAAAATAATATTAGCAGAAAATGCAGGGTTTTGTTTTGGTGTTCAAAGAGCAGTAGATTTATCACTTAATAATAGTGAAGATACTAATAACATTTATACTTTAGGGCCATTGATACATAATAATGATGTGGTGAAAAAGTTAAGAAAAAATAATATACATGAAGTAGATGTAGATAAAATTTCACAACTTACACCTGGAACAAAAGTAATTTTAAGATCTCATGGTGTTGAAAAATCTGTTATTTCTAATTTGAAGGGAAAAGGATTAGATATTGTGGATGCTACATGTCCATATGTTACTAACATTCATAAAAAGGTTGAGAAATATCATAATAATGGATATGCTATAGCTATAGTAGGAGATTGCAATCATCCGGAAGTAATAGGTATAAATGGATGGTGTGATAATTCTGCTATTATAACTAAAGACGGTAGCGATTTTAATACAATGGATAATTTTCCTAAAAAGTTATGCATTGTAACTCAAACTACGAATAAAATAAGCAATTTTGTTAAAGCAGTAGAAGAAGCTACGAAGCTTACAAAAGAATTAGTTGTTTTTAATACTATTTGTAGCGCTACAGAAGTAAGACAAAAGAATGCAGAGGAATTATCTAAAAGAGTTGATATAATGATTGTAATAGGTGGAAGACATTCGTCTAATACAAATAAATTATATGAAATTTGCAAAAAAAATTGTGAACACACAATTCTTATTGAAAATTCTTCCGAAATACCGGATAATATAATTAGTTGTAATGAAAATATATCTATAGGTATAACAGCTGGTGCATCAACACCAGATTGGGTAATAAAGGAGGCTATTAATAAAATGAATAACGATAACGAATTAACAATGAATGATGTTTTGAATCAAATGGATTCAGCTGAATCTATAAGAGTAGGATCAAAAGTAAAAGGAAAAGTTATATCAATAAATGATAAGGAAGCATATTTAGATATCAATAATAAAGCTGAGGCATTTTTACCAGTTACAGAGGTATCATTACCAGAGAATACTAGTCTTGATGAATATTTAAAAACTGGAGACGAAGTAGAAGTAAAAATAATAAAATTAAAAAATGATGATGGATATGTAGTGGTGTCACTGTTAGAATTACAAAGAGAACTTATAGTTAAAGAATTAAGCGATGCTTTTCAAAATAAAACTATAATAAATGTAAAAGTAGTTGAAGTAGTAAAAGGTGGAGTGATTTGCTTATTCAAAAATGCTGCAAGAGTATTTTTACCTGCATCACAAATTGAACTTAATCATGTAGAGGATTTATCTATCTATGTTGGTAAAGAATTAGAAGTTAATGTTATAGAATATGAAAAGAAAAATAGATTATCAAAGATAGTTGTTTCAAGAAGAGTTTTACTTGAAGATAAAAAATCAAAAGAAGAGGCTAAAGTATTTGAAACAATAAAAGTTGGAGATATAGTAGAAGGTGAAGTAAAGAGAATAACTGATTTTGGTGCATTTATTGAAATCCAAGGAGTGGATGGACTTGCACATATTTCAGAATTATCATGGGGAAAAGTAAGTAAAATAACAGATGTTTTATCAATTGGACAAAAAGTGAAAGTAGTTGTTTTATCAGTTGATCCTGAAACAAAGAAATTATCATTATCTATCAAGAGAACTACTAATGATCCATGGTTAAATGTTGAAGAAAAATATCCTGTGGGATCAGTTGTATTAGGAAAAGTAGTTAGATTTACATCATTTGGAGCTTTTGTAGAATTAGAAGTAGGTATAGATGGTTTAATTCATATATCTCAAATAAGTGAAAAGAGAATTTCTAAACCAGATGAAGTGTTAAGTTTAGGTGAAGAAGTTAAGGCTAAAATAATTGTTGTAGATGCAGCTAAGAAGAGAATAGAGCTTTCAATTAAAGAAGTAGATTATATGCTATAA
- a CDS encoding GNAT family N-acetyltransferase, with protein MYVLERINKKNFKYLKDLNLRSKGLNNLNEDILIEIKRDRFLKKFKLLSKLRIISFKGKYVGFIWFERSKYEYSVYNIKSIYAEGDNLVNVYNKLLSIIPDSYSGIYYSSIDNCIYNNVLEALKFRRLSGACEMKMDLCKITTKCESVDNLAFKMFKCNRDEDLRCRLQNIIFYNSNRIPLTVDDIKYDLTQKYSIRNGGVFLYYENEPIGYGQIIYDKRRYYIVNFGIIPAYRGKGYSKNLLYKLCSLAQKFNADELYLKVDVNNKVAIDLYKKFGFEIVEKYYRWIKVG; from the coding sequence ATGTATGTTTTAGAAAGAATAAATAAAAAAAATTTTAAGTACTTGAAAGATCTTAATTTAAGATCCAAAGGTTTAAATAATTTAAATGAGGATATACTTATAGAAATTAAGCGCGATAGATTCTTAAAAAAATTTAAGTTATTAAGTAAATTAAGAATTATATCATTTAAAGGGAAATATGTTGGATTTATATGGTTTGAAAGATCAAAATATGAGTACAGTGTTTACAATATAAAATCTATATATGCTGAGGGGGATAACCTAGTAAATGTATATAATAAGCTGTTGTCTATTATACCTGATTCATATAGTGGTATATACTATTCATCTATAGATAATTGTATTTATAATAATGTATTAGAAGCTTTAAAGTTTAGACGGTTATCGGGCGCCTGTGAAATGAAAATGGATTTATGCAAAATAACTACTAAATGTGAGAGTGTTGATAATCTAGCTTTTAAAATGTTTAAATGTAATAGAGATGAAGATTTAAGATGTAGATTACAAAATATTATTTTTTATAATAGTAATCGGATCCCTTTAACTGTAGATGACATCAAATATGATTTGACACAAAAGTATTCCATAAGAAATGGAGGAGTCTTTTTATACTATGAAAATGAACCTATAGGTTATGGGCAAATAATCTATGATAAAAGACGATATTATATAGTCAATTTTGGAATAATTCCAGCATATCGAGGAAAAGGATACAGTAAAAATTTGTTATATAAATTATGTTCTCTTGCACAAAAATTTAATGCAGATGAATTATATTTAAAAGTTGATGTTAATAATAAAGTGGCTATAGATTTATACAAAAAATTTGGATTTGAAATTGTAGAAAAATATTATAGATGGATTAAAGTAGGCTAG
- the miaB gene encoding tRNA (N6-isopentenyl adenosine(37)-C2)-methylthiotransferase MiaB: MKENNLRYIIETWGCQMNEEDSEKISGMLKSLGYSPTDQREEADIIIFNTCCVRENAEQKVYGNLGMLKKLKEKNPNLIISICGCMMQQEGMAEEIIKRFPHVDIIFGTHNAHKFPEYLNRARQEGKSIVEIKQKDEGIIEGIPIDRKSDVKAFVTIMYGCNNFCTYCIVPYVRGRERSRKPEDIINEIKGLVNEGYKEVTLLGQNVNSYGKGLEEDINFAKLLRLVNEIEGLERVRFMTSHPKDLTSDVIDAIAECDKLCEQIHLPVQAGSNTLLRRMNRNYTREKYLELMKEIKAKIPDVSITTDIIIGFPGETEEEFEDTLALVKEVEYDSAFTFLYSIRQGTPAAKLENQVDEETKHRRFNILIDEVNKIIAEKNKKYEGRILEVLVEGLSKNDDTKVSGRTRNGRLVNFEGSKDLIGKLVNVEITKAQSFSLIGKIVE, translated from the coding sequence ATGAAAGAAAATAATTTAAGATATATAATTGAAACTTGGGGCTGCCAAATGAATGAAGAAGATTCAGAAAAGATATCTGGTATGTTAAAATCTTTAGGGTATTCACCTACTGATCAAAGAGAAGAGGCAGATATTATTATCTTTAATACTTGTTGTGTTAGAGAAAATGCCGAACAAAAAGTTTATGGTAACTTAGGTATGTTAAAGAAGCTAAAAGAAAAAAATCCTAATTTAATTATTTCTATATGTGGATGTATGATGCAACAAGAAGGAATGGCTGAAGAAATTATAAAAAGATTTCCACACGTAGATATAATTTTTGGTACCCATAATGCTCATAAGTTCCCAGAATATTTAAATAGAGCTAGACAAGAGGGAAAATCTATTGTTGAAATAAAACAAAAAGATGAAGGGATAATCGAAGGTATACCTATAGACAGAAAAAGTGATGTAAAGGCATTTGTAACAATAATGTATGGATGTAATAACTTCTGTACTTATTGTATTGTTCCTTATGTTAGAGGAAGGGAAAGAAGTAGAAAGCCAGAAGATATTATTAATGAAATTAAAGGATTAGTTAATGAAGGATATAAAGAGGTAACTTTATTAGGTCAAAATGTTAACTCTTATGGTAAGGGGTTAGAAGAAGATATTAATTTTGCAAAACTTCTTAGGTTAGTAAATGAAATAGAGGGATTAGAAAGAGTAAGATTTATGACATCTCATCCTAAGGATTTAACTTCTGATGTTATTGATGCTATTGCAGAATGTGATAAATTATGTGAACAAATTCATTTACCTGTCCAAGCAGGATCTAATACATTGTTAAGACGTATGAATAGAAATTATACAAGAGAAAAATATCTAGAGTTAATGAAGGAAATTAAAGCAAAAATACCAGATGTATCAATAACTACTGATATAATCATTGGATTCCCTGGAGAGACAGAAGAAGAATTTGAAGATACATTAGCTCTTGTAAAGGAAGTTGAATATGATTCTGCATTTACCTTCTTATATTCTATAAGACAAGGTACTCCTGCTGCTAAACTTGAAAATCAAGTTGATGAAGAAACTAAACATAGAAGATTTAATATTTTGATTGATGAAGTAAACAAAATAATAGCTGAGAAAAATAAGAAATATGAAGGCAGAATTTTAGAGGTTTTAGTAGAAGGTTTAAGTAAGAATGATGATACAAAAGTTTCAGGAAGAACTAGAAATGGTAGACTTGTTAACTTTGAAGGAAGTAAAGATTTGATTGGAAAATTAGTTAATGTAGAGATAACAAAAGCTCAATCTTTCTCATTAATAGGAAAAATAGTAGAATAA
- a CDS encoding FAD-dependent oxidoreductase, with amino-acid sequence MKVVIIGGGWSGVSAAITASKAGAEVHLYEKTDLLLGLGNVGGIMRNNGRFTAAEELKALGAGELIDICDNLSRHKNIDFPGHKHAWLYDVNKIEPAVRNKIIDMGINIHFKTRVIDVKKKEDTIESIILSDGSEVSGDVFIETTGSTGPMGNCLKYGNGCSMCILRCPSFGPRVSISARAGIEDLQGMRSDENPGAMSGSCKILKETLSKDIVEELDEKGVVVIEIPKEDINMDKLKSKVCQQYALKEFAENIILLDTGHAKLMTTYYPLEKLRKIKGLEEARYCDPYSGGIGNSIRYLSVAPRYDDMKVKGLDNLFCAGEKGGLFVGHTEAICTGALAGYNAVRFVLGMPLLILPRSIAIGDIISYANYKMSTKEGRKNRYTFAGSEYFKRMQDVGLYTTDVDKIVKNIKKLNLYNIFNEKIV; translated from the coding sequence ATGAAAGTAGTTATAATCGGTGGTGGTTGGTCTGGTGTATCCGCTGCAATAACTGCTAGTAAAGCAGGTGCGGAAGTACATTTATATGAAAAAACAGATTTACTTTTGGGTTTAGGTAATGTAGGTGGAATAATGAGAAATAACGGTAGATTTACCGCTGCTGAAGAGTTAAAAGCACTAGGCGCAGGAGAATTAATAGATATATGTGATAACTTGAGTCGTCATAAAAATATTGACTTTCCAGGCCACAAACATGCTTGGCTTTATGATGTAAATAAAATAGAACCAGCAGTAAGGAATAAAATAATAGATATGGGAATCAATATACACTTTAAAACTAGAGTTATAGACGTAAAAAAGAAGGAAGATACTATAGAGTCAATCATTTTAAGTGATGGAAGTGAAGTCAGTGGAGATGTATTTATCGAAACAACAGGTTCTACTGGACCTATGGGTAATTGTTTAAAATACGGAAATGGATGCTCAATGTGTATATTAAGATGTCCATCATTTGGACCAAGGGTTTCTATAAGTGCTCGTGCTGGTATAGAAGATTTACAAGGTATGAGAAGCGATGAGAATCCTGGCGCTATGTCTGGCTCCTGTAAAATTTTAAAAGAAACCCTCTCCAAAGATATTGTAGAAGAATTAGATGAAAAAGGTGTTGTAGTTATTGAAATTCCGAAAGAAGATATAAATATGGATAAACTAAAAAGTAAAGTATGTCAACAATATGCATTAAAAGAATTTGCAGAGAACATCATCCTATTAGATACTGGACATGCAAAATTAATGACAACTTATTACCCCTTGGAAAAATTAAGAAAAATTAAAGGTTTAGAAGAAGCTAGATATTGCGATCCTTATTCAGGTGGAATTGGGAACTCTATAAGATATTTATCTGTAGCTCCTAGATATGATGATATGAAAGTAAAAGGTTTAGATAATCTATTCTGTGCAGGAGAAAAAGGTGGATTATTTGTTGGTCATACAGAGGCAATCTGCACCGGTGCTTTAGCTGGATACAATGCAGTAAGATTTGTTTTAGGTATGCCTCTTCTTATTTTACCTAGAAGTATAGCAATCGGCGATATAATATCATATGCAAACTATAAGATGTCAACAAAAGAAGGACGAAAAAATAGATATACATTTGCTGGATCTGAATACTTCAAACGAATGCAAGATGTAGGGCTATACACTACCGATGTAGATAAAATAGTTAAAAATATTAAGAAGTTAAATTTGTACAATATATTTAATGAAAAAATAGTATGA
- a CDS encoding sulfide/dihydroorotate dehydrogenase-like FAD/NAD-binding protein — MDYEIIDCIDCGTEYCPCHLALSGDCILCSHLQGNEFCDCKNWHGVCIYKELFDNGFKAKEGRKTYKCKILNKTLLEENLLELRILVSKALAESLNVPGSYVFMRAPNDNLYYDTPISIMDVDDENNIVSFVIELKGIKTKSISNLNEHDDILLRAPYWNGVLGLKNLNKTHDKNVLIISRGIGFAPMMPVLKKLYTRGNNISLILDKGAFKTDYIDELINKYNITPIYMNTIDKGELPKALKDYLTINKFDLIHIDGPDILISNIITYNDDSTSYSCCNNAKMCCGEGICGACTSRYKGHVVKRLCKVQVDPKFIFEGRRLI, encoded by the coding sequence ATGGATTACGAGATTATAGACTGTATCGATTGTGGCACTGAATATTGTCCATGCCATCTTGCATTATCAGGAGATTGTATACTTTGCTCTCACTTACAAGGTAACGAATTCTGTGATTGTAAGAATTGGCATGGAGTATGTATTTATAAAGAACTATTTGATAATGGTTTTAAAGCAAAAGAAGGTCGCAAAACCTATAAATGTAAAATATTAAACAAGACCCTTCTTGAAGAGAATTTATTAGAGTTAAGGATATTAGTTTCTAAAGCACTAGCTGAAAGTTTAAATGTTCCTGGTTCTTATGTTTTCATGAGAGCGCCTAATGATAATTTATATTATGATACTCCAATATCAATTATGGATGTTGATGATGAAAATAATATTGTATCCTTTGTTATAGAATTAAAAGGTATAAAGACAAAATCTATTTCTAATTTAAATGAACATGATGATATATTATTGAGAGCTCCTTATTGGAATGGAGTCCTTGGATTAAAAAATTTAAATAAAACTCATGATAAAAATGTCCTTATAATATCTCGCGGTATTGGTTTTGCACCAATGATGCCTGTCTTAAAAAAATTATATACTAGAGGAAACAACATTTCTTTAATATTAGATAAAGGTGCATTTAAAACTGATTACATTGATGAACTTATAAATAAATATAATATAACTCCAATATATATGAATACAATAGATAAAGGCGAACTCCCTAAAGCACTTAAAGACTACTTAACGATAAATAAATTTGACCTAATTCACATAGATGGTCCTGATATATTAATAAGTAATATAATAACTTACAATGATGATTCTACATCATATTCTTGTTGCAATAATGCGAAAATGTGTTGCGGCGAAGGAATCTGCGGTGCTTGTACATCACGTTATAAAGGTCATGTTGTAAAACGTCTTTGCAAAGTACAAGTAGATCCTAAATTTATTTTCGAAGGGAGACGTTTAATATGA
- the rluF gene encoding 23S rRNA pseudouridine(2604) synthase RluF codes for MKNKNNLITHNDKSDEIRLNKFISETGFCSRREADKLIENRRVKIDGVIAETGMKVSKSNVVTIDNKIIKNTNNLIYIALNKPVGITCTTEKSVKGNIVDFINHDKRIFPIGRLDKDSQGLIFLTNDGDIVNKILRAGNNHEKEYIVTVDKRITTNFINKMSNGVPILDTVTKKCKVKKISDYKFNIILTQGLNRQIRRMCSHFNYNVTKLERIRIMNVKLDKLPLGKWRYLTEDELKCINNLISDSSKT; via the coding sequence ATGAAGAATAAAAATAACTTAATAACTCATAATGACAAATCTGATGAAATTCGATTAAATAAGTTTATAAGTGAAACTGGATTTTGTTCTAGAAGAGAAGCTGATAAGTTAATAGAAAACAGACGTGTTAAAATAGATGGTGTTATCGCAGAGACAGGAATGAAAGTATCTAAATCAAATGTAGTTACAATTGACAATAAAATTATAAAAAATACTAATAACCTTATTTATATTGCATTGAATAAACCTGTTGGTATAACATGCACAACTGAAAAATCAGTGAAAGGAAATATTGTTGATTTCATTAATCATGATAAGAGGATTTTTCCAATTGGCCGTCTTGATAAAGATTCACAAGGATTAATTTTTTTAACTAATGATGGTGATATTGTTAACAAAATTCTACGTGCTGGCAATAATCACGAAAAAGAATATATTGTTACAGTAGATAAACGTATAACTACAAACTTTATAAATAAAATGAGTAATGGTGTACCTATTTTAGATACAGTTACTAAAAAGTGTAAAGTAAAAAAAATTAGTGATTATAAGTTCAATATAATTTTAACGCAAGGCTTAAATAGACAAATTCGCAGAATGTGTTCTCATTTTAATTATAATGTAACAAAATTAGAAAGAATAAGGATTATGAATGTCAAATTAGATAAACTTCCTTTAGGAAAATGGAGATATTTAACCGAAGATGAGCTTAAATGTATAAATAATCTTATTTCTGATTCATCTAAAACATAA